Part of the Bryobacteraceae bacterium genome is shown below.
GGAGAATGTGCTCTTCGTCGGCCGGCCCGCGTTCGGCCAGCCCAACAGCATGGTGAGCATGTTCCGATACGTGCCGGACGGCAAGGAAGCGGCGCGCGTCCAGGTGAAATTCGGGAGGACTTCGGTGAACACCATCGAGATCCTCGAAGGCCTCGCGCCGGGAGACAAGGTGATCCTCTCCGACATGTCGCAATGGGATGCATACGATCGTGTGCGCCTGAACTGAAGAAACGAATCGATTGGGGAACGACACAATGAGCGAAGCACTACTCAGCATGGAAGACGTCAAGAAGATCTTCTACACCGACGAGGTGGAGACCCACGCCCTCGCCGGGATCGACATGCAAATCAACCGCGGCGAGTACGTTGCCATCAACGGGCCTTCGGGTTGCGGGAAGTCGACGCTCCTGTCGATCCTCGGCCTCCTCGATTCTCCCACCAACGGCAAGTACATGCTGAAGGGGCAGCCGGTGGAGAGCCTCAAGGCGAGTGACCGCGCCCGCATCCGGAACCGCGAGATCGGCTTCATCTTCCAGGCGTTCAACCTCATCGGCGACCTCACCGTGTTTGAGAACGTCGAACTGCCGCTCACCTATCGCGGCATGGGGTCGGCGGAGCGCAAGCAGCGCGTCCACGATGCGCTGGAGAAAGTGGCGATGGCCCACCGCACCAAGCACTACCCGTCGCAGTTGTCCGGCGGTCAGCAGCAGCGCGTCGCCGTGGCCCGCGCCCTCGTGGGCGACCCCGCCATTCTGCTCGCCGACGAGCCCACCGGCAACCTCGACTCGAAGAACGGCGAGGCCGTGATGGATCTGCTGAAGTCCCTTCACGACCAGGGCTCCACCATCTGCATGGTCACCCACGATTCCCGCTTCGCCGCCTACGCCGACCGCTCGATCTACCTGTTCGACGGCCGTGTCGTCGACGAGCACACCGCAGAGGAGAAACTGCAGTGATTCCCGCGCGGCTGCTCATCGCGCTCGCCACTGCCGCCGTCTGTTTCGCCAATACGCCTTCGATCTTCGAGTTTGACCGGGAATTCCGGCTCCGCACGCACCTCGAACCCGGGCTGGCGATCGAGGTAGAGGGAATCAACGGCGATCTCGTCGCCGAAGCGTCCACCTCCGGCGACGTCGAGGTGCTCGCCGTGCGGCGCGACGGCAGCGAGCGTCCCGTCCGGGTCACCGTCCGCGAGCACGACGGCGGCACGATCGTTTCGGCCATGCCCGGCGATGCCGCGGAATCGGAAGTCCGCTTCCACGTACGCGTCCCGGCTGGAGTGCGCTTCGTCGGCCGGACCCACAATGGCCGCGTTCGCGTGAGGAAGCTGCGCAGCGCGGTCCGCGTGCGCACCGTGAACGGCGACATCGATATCGAGTCCGATTCGCCAGCCCTCGCCGAAACGGTGAATGGCTCCATCGTCGCCTCGCTCGGCAGCGGCGGCCGTCTCGAAACGGTCAACGGCGACGTGACCGTGCGCCTTGGCCAGGGCCGCGACGCCGAAATCGACGCGCGTTCGGTCTACGGGTCGCTCACCGCGGCGCTTCCGTTCACCAGCCTGAGCCAGTTCACCCACAATCATTGGCACGGCCGGATGGGCGATATGCTCGGCGCCTCGTATGATCTTAGGACGGTGAATGGCGACATTCGTCTCGAAACCGCCGCCTTCTAACTCGGCCCTTCCGGTGCTGCTAACCTAACAGTTCACCCATGGGCAACATCCTCCGCGACCTCCCGGTCGGCGAACGTGTCGGCATCGCTTTTTCTGGCGGTCTCGATACCTCCGCCGCCATCTACTGGATGCGCCAAAAAGGCGCGATCCCCTATGCCTATACCGCCAACCTCGGCCAGCCCGACGAGCCTGATTACGAGGATATCCCCCGCCGCGCCCTGATGTACGGCGCCGAAAAGGCCCGTCTCATCGATTGCCGAGCGGACCTGGTTCGCGAAGGGCTCAACGCGCTCGCCTGCGGCGCTTTCCACATCACCACAGCCGGCATCGCCTACTTCAACACCACCCCCATCGGCCGCGCCGTCACCGGCACCAAGCTCGTCGTCGCCATGCGCGAGGATGGCGTCGATATATGGGGTGACGGCTCCACGCACAAAGGCAACGACATCGAGCGCTTCTACCGCTATGGCCTCATGGTCAACCCGCGCCTCCGCGTCTATAAACCGTGGCTCGACGTCGCGTTCAACCGCGAACTCGGCGGCCGCAAGGAAATGTCGGAACTGCTCGAAAAGGCTGACCTCCCGTTCCGCATGCCCAAGGAGAAGGCCTACTCCACCGATTCGAATATCTGGGGAGCGACTCACGAGGCCAAGGATCTCGAGCTCCTGAACAACGGCATCCGCATCGTCGAACCTATCATGGGCGTCGCCTCCTGGCGCGCCGACGTAGCCGTCAGATCCGAAGAGGTCTCCGTCCGTTTTCAGGAAGGTCTGCCGGTTGCGATCAACGGCGTCGAGTTCGCCGACGAAGTGGAACTGGTCCTCGAAGCCAACCGGATCGGAGGCCGCCACGGCCTCGGTGTCTCGGACCAGATTGAGAACCGCATCATCGAAGCCAAGAGCCGGGGCATCTATGAAGCGCCCGGCATGGCCTTGCTCTACATCGCCTACGAGCGCCTCGTCACCGGCATCCACAACGAAGGCACGCTCGAACAGTATCGCGACATGGGCCGCCGCCTCGGCCGTCTCCTCTACGAAGGCCGCTGGTTCGATCCCCAAAGCCTGATGATCCGCGAGATGCTGCAGAAGTGGGTGGCCAAAGCGATCACCGGTGAGGTGACGCTTGAACTGCGCCGCGGCAACGACTACTCAATCCTCAATACCGATAGTCCCAACCTCACTTACGCACCCGAGCGCCTCACCATGGAAAGCGGCAAGGGTGAGTTCGGCCCCGAAGACCGAATCGGCCAGCTCACCATGCGAAACCTCGATATCGCCGATTCCCGCGGCAAGCTTTTTGTCTATTCCAAGGCTGGGGTGCTCCCGCCGGCGGTGGAGGAAGAGATCAAGCTGCTCGAGTAGGCCATCCTCCCTCGGGTCAATCCTCACTCGGGCCAATCCTCACTTCCGGCCGGCGCGAAATCTGATAGCATGACCCAACATGGGTCTACGTTTTCGATCCCTCGTTTTCTGCCTGATCGCGGCCGCCTCGGCAAGCTACGCGCAAACCTCCACCGGCCAGATCACCGTCACCGTGCTCGACGCGAGCGGCGCAGTAGTTCCCGGCGCCTCGGTTACACTCACCGGCTCGGAAACCGGCGAACTCGTCCGGACCCTCGCCACTGACGAACTCGGCTCTGCTACCGCGCCCCTCCTGCGTCCCGGCGCCTACACCGTTGCCGCCACCCGTGAGGGCTTCAAACGCCTCGAACGGACCGGCATCGTCCTTCGCGTCGCCGACTCCCTCTCCCTCCGTCTCACGCTCGAGCCCGGCGGCGTTACGGAATCGGTCAGCGTCACCGCCCAGGCGGAACTCCTTGAGGAACGCACGCACTCCGTCGGCCAGGTCGTCGACGACCGCACCATGCAGCAACTCCCGCTGAACGGCCGCAACTATCTCCAACTCGGCAACCTCACCGCCGGCGCCGTCCCCAACACCCGCTCTCGCGATCGTACGTTCTCCGCTTACGGCAATCGCGGCCTCCAGAATGCCTTCCTGCTCGACGGCGCCCGCAACCAGAACTACCTCCGCGGACTCGACAACCGCGCCCGCGACGCCATGCGCCCCTCGCTTGAAGCCATCGCCGAATTCAAGGTCCAGACATCGAACTTCTCCGCCGAATACGGCGCTTCCGCTGGCGCCGTGGTCAACGTTGTTACGCGCTCGGGCACGAATCAGATCCATGGATCGGCGTTCGAGTTCATCCGGAACTCTGCCTTCGACGCGCGCGACTTCTTCACCCCCGCCTCCGCCTCGAAGCCGCTCTACGTTCAGCACCAGTACGGCGGATCGCTCGGTGGACCCATCAAGCGCAACC
Proteins encoded:
- a CDS encoding ABC transporter ATP-binding protein, whose product is MSEALLSMEDVKKIFYTDEVETHALAGIDMQINRGEYVAINGPSGCGKSTLLSILGLLDSPTNGKYMLKGQPVESLKASDRARIRNREIGFIFQAFNLIGDLTVFENVELPLTYRGMGSAERKQRVHDALEKVAMAHRTKHYPSQLSGGQQQRVAVARALVGDPAILLADEPTGNLDSKNGEAVMDLLKSLHDQGSTICMVTHDSRFAAYADRSIYLFDGRVVDEHTAEEKLQ
- the argG gene encoding argininosuccinate synthase, which gives rise to MGNILRDLPVGERVGIAFSGGLDTSAAIYWMRQKGAIPYAYTANLGQPDEPDYEDIPRRALMYGAEKARLIDCRADLVREGLNALACGAFHITTAGIAYFNTTPIGRAVTGTKLVVAMREDGVDIWGDGSTHKGNDIERFYRYGLMVNPRLRVYKPWLDVAFNRELGGRKEMSELLEKADLPFRMPKEKAYSTDSNIWGATHEAKDLELLNNGIRIVEPIMGVASWRADVAVRSEEVSVRFQEGLPVAINGVEFADEVELVLEANRIGGRHGLGVSDQIENRIIEAKSRGIYEAPGMALLYIAYERLVTGIHNEGTLEQYRDMGRRLGRLLYEGRWFDPQSLMIREMLQKWVAKAITGEVTLELRRGNDYSILNTDSPNLTYAPERLTMESGKGEFGPEDRIGQLTMRNLDIADSRGKLFVYSKAGVLPPAVEEEIKLLE